The segment AACCCCCAGGTACAGAAAAGCTGTCTGCCCTGACCTGGAACCCAGTGGGTCCACGCTGGGTGGGTTCCCAGCCCCACTGAGCCGCACAGGCTCCCTCAGCTGGGGAAAGCACTCCTGTGTTCCACACGTTCCACACTCGCTTCCGAAGGGCTGGCACAAGGGttaaaactaatgtaacgttgtgtgtcagctatctgcagattaaaaaaatcattttaattaaagatgaaaaaagaaacatcataGGGGATGCGGAgttccctcctgctccctctcgGAGTGGCGGGTGGGAAGAGAACGTGGTAACGCCTCCAGGAGAACCGAAGCCCCACGGTTAGGATCACCCCCTCCTCACCTGAGCTGCCTGCCGGGAGCCGAGCTCCAGGCCACCCAAGGATCTGGACCAaagccccagccccacagcccagCAGAATGCCAGCCTCCAGGCCCTCAGGGCACACGTGTCCCACCAGGTCCTGGAGATGTGGCTGAGCTACCTACAGCCCTGGAGGTATGCACCTgagaagcaggctcagagcaGCGACTGCCAGGCCCGGTGTGTGTCGGAGAGATGGTGAGCCCCGGCCCGTTGTCCTCCCTAGGGGGACCTGCTTCCAGGTGGGGCACAGGCCCCTCCCTCCTTGACTGTGCTTTGTTGTCTGGGCCCTGGGCTTGATCTCCCACAGAAACAGCTGGTGACTCCTCTGTGCTGTCCCCTTGCCGTTGACTGTCTCCCCTCAGATGTATGTTTGCACTCGCCCCCAAGCACCCCTCGACCCGTCTTTACTAGCGTTCTGCATAGCAGCCAccaccgcctcccctccccccctcacggCCAACCCCCCAGCCTCCGCCAGCGCCTCCTCTCCACGACTGCCTTCCTTGTGCTCCTTCTGGTGCCCAGGCCAGCCTCTGCTGCGGAGGCTTTGGCCCTCTCGGGAAGGGCCGCATCCTACAGAGGACTGTGCCGTCTATAGGAGGCCTAggtcttccctgcctcccttgtGCCTCCTCCCTCGCCCCCACCCCTGGTCCCTCAGCCACGATGAGGTCGTGGCAGGGGAGAACCTGGAACCCAAGGAAGAGAGCGCTAGTGAGGCGGGGGCATAGACTGGTGTAGTCCTGCCTCCAGTGGGAGTTCTGGGCCCTGATGCACTGCCTGGTCCCCAGGGCACCCTTTGTGCAGGAGAATCTGCTGATGTACACCAAGCTTTTTGTGGGCTTCCTGAGCCGCGCGCTCCGCACCGACCTGGTCAGCCCCAAGAACGCGCTCATGGTATTCCGAGTGGCCAAAGTCTTTGCCCAGCCCAACCTGGCTGAAATGATCCAGAAAGGTAAGCCCTTAGCCAGAGGGAAGCAGCACTTAGAGAGGGACCCACGGACCCTGCATGTGCCTCATGGGCTCGGGGTGGGCTGGCAGAGGTGCCACGGGGACTCCTGGTACACGGTGGCGGGGTGGACGTCGGAGCCTAGCGGCATCCTGCCTTCCCTGTGGCACGCGTGCCGGGCAGGAGCTGCGGGGGTGCTGGGCGGGGGAAGCAGAGCTCAGAGCTGTGTCTCCCTGGTGACTCTTGGTGGCATCAGAAAGCAGTCTTGGCCCGTGTCGTGTCTTAGATGGCTTTATCGGGTGTTagcttctctggttttcttttgtgcATGTCGGCCTTCCTGTTGAGACTGGTGGGGGCTCCAGGAACATTAGGAGTTGGGCCCCTGTGCCACTCGGTCCCTATCCCTCGGAAGCCTCAGCGGCACCCAGGAAGCCAGCCAGCGGCTGCTGGCTGTTTGGTGCCATGGAAGCTGAAGCCAGAGTCGGGTTCTGCTTTCCAGGGGAACAGCTGTTCCTGGAGCCAGAACTCGTCATCCCACACCGCCAGCACCGACTCTTCACAGCTCCCACTTTCACCGGCAGCTTCCTGTCCTCGTGGCCCCCAGCCGTCACAGACGCCTCCTTCAAGGTGAAGAGCCACGTTTACAGCCTGGAGGGCCAGGACTGCAAGTACACCCCAATGTTTGGGCCCGAGGTCCGGACGCTGGTGAGTTGGGGCTCCCCCAGGCCGCACGGCCGTCCCGAAGCCGTGGCAACAGCAGGGCCAGGGAGAGCACACGTGTTGTACGGAAGGAGGAAGGTTGGGTGTTGGTGGACGCTGCTGTaccttggctttttttcttttttcagtgcgGTCTACGTTTTTTCTGATGATAAAGGCAGCACTTGCTAGAAAGTTTTCACATTTAGAATATGGGcgtcttgggggcacctggtggctcagtgagttaagtgtctgactttggttcattcaggtcatgatctcagggctcctgagttcgagccccacatcgggctctgtgctgacaactggagcccggagcctgctttggattctgtgtctccctctctctctgccccttccctgctcacagtctgcctctgtgtctctccaaaggaaataaacacacacacacacacacacacacacacaaatgtagaATATGCACGTCTTAGTCTTGAAAGACCCTGGCCTCCTCCTGGCCTGCTGGGGGCCCCCAGGTCTGCCTGCCAGCCTGTTGGTGGCTGGGTGGCGTCCGGTGGCACCACCCGAGCTGGCTGACCTGCCCCCATGCCCCGCAGGTCTTGCGCCTGGCTCAGCTCATCACGCAGGCCAAGCAGACTGCCAAGTCCATCTCTGACCAGTGCGGGGAGAGCACGGCCGGCCGCCCCTTTCTGTCGTGGCTGGGCTTCTGCTCCACAGACACGAACGGCTCCTACTCAGCCAACGACCTGGACGAGATGGGGCAGGACAGTGTCCGCAAGACAGACGAGTACCTGGAGAAGGCCCTGGAGTACCTGTGCCAGATGTTCCGAGTACGAGCCGGGGGAGCTGTCCCCTTCCTGGCGTTCGGTCCCGCGGCCCTCATCCCCTGCCCAGCCCGTGGGAGATACAGCCCGTGC is part of the Panthera uncia isolate 11264 unplaced genomic scaffold, Puncia_PCG_1.0 HiC_scaffold_2343, whole genome shotgun sequence genome and harbors:
- the LOC125917742 gene encoding sphingomyelin phosphodiesterase 4, producing MPFASYGLHHTSLLKRHISHQTSVNADPASHEIWRSETLLQVFVEMWLHHYSLEMYQKMQSPHAKLEVLHYRLSVSSALHSPAQPSLQALHAYQESFTPTEEHVLVVRLLLKHLHAFSNSLKPEQVSPSTHSHATSPLEEFKRAAVPRFVQQKLYLFLQHCFGHWPLDASFRAVLEMWLSYLQPWRYAPEKQAQSSDCQARCVSERWAPFVQENLLMYTKLFVGFLSRALRTDLVSPKNALMVFRVAKVFAQPNLAEMIQKGEQLFLEPELVIPHRQHRLFTAPTFTGSFLSSWPPAVTDASFKVKSHVYSLEGQDCKYTPMFGPEVRTLVLRLAQLITQAKQTAKSISDQCGESTAGRPFLSWLGFCSTDTNGSYSANDLDEMGQDSVRKTDEYLEKALEYLCQMFRLSEAQLTQLTLALGTTQDENGKKQLPDCVVGEDGLILTPLGRYQ